In the genome of Chrysemys picta bellii isolate R12L10 chromosome 17, ASM1138683v2, whole genome shotgun sequence, one region contains:
- the SYP gene encoding synaptophysin encodes MGPSALFAIFAFATCGTYSGEFRLSVECVNKSESDLNIEVEFGYPFRLHQVYFDVPACKGTEVEKVFLIGDYSSSAEFFVTIAVFAFLYSLAAVVVYLFMENKYRENNKGPMIDFVVTAVFAFMWLVSSCAWAKGLSDVKLATDPDNVIEGLEVCKKEGNTCKELKDPVISGLNTSVVFGFLNLVLWTGNLWFVFKETGWSAPFAKYPPAVPEKQPAPDTYADSYNQGSGYVQQDSYGQQGGYQPEYNQQGYGQPDPYAQQGGYGQAAPTSFSNQM; translated from the exons ATGGGCCCATCCGCA CTCTTTGCTATCTTTGCGTTCGCCACCTGCGGGACCTACAGCGGGGAATTTCGCCTCAGCGTTGAGTGTGTGAATAAAAGCGAGAGCGACCTGAACATTGAAGTGGAGTTTGGCTACCCATTCAG ACTCCACCAGGTCTATTTCGACGTCCCAGCCTGCAAGGGGACCGAGGTGGAGAAGGTGTTCCTCATCGGGGATTATTCCTCCTCCGCCGAATTCTTCGTCACCATCGCCGTCTTCGCCTTCCTGTACTCGCTGGCTGCCGTGGTCGTCTACCTCTTCATGGAGAACAAATACCGGGAGAACAACAAGGGCCCCATGATT GATTTCGTTGTCACCGCTGTCTTCGCCTTCATGTGGCTGGTGAGCTCGTGTGCCTGGGCCAAGGGTCTCTCCGACGTCAAGCTGGCCACGGACCCCGACAACGTGATCGAGGGGCTGGAGGTCTGCAAGAAAGAGGGGAACACGTGCAAAGAGCTGAAGGACCCCGTCATCTCGGGGCTCAACACTTCTGTG GTCTTTGGCTTCCTGAACCTGGTGCTGTGGACGGGGAATCTCTGGTTCGTGTTTAAGGAGACGGGTTGGAGCGCCCCCTTCGCCAAGTACCCGCCCGCCGTCCCGGAGAAGCAGCCGGCTCCGGACACCTACGCCGACTCCTACAACCAGGGCTCCGGCTACGTGCAGCAGGATTCGTACGGCCAGCAAGGCGGCTACCAGCCGGAGTATAACCAGCAGGGCTACGGGCAGCCCGACCCCTATGCCCAGCAGGGGGGGTACGGCCAGGCCGCCCCCACTTCCTTCTCCAACCAGATGTAG
- the TFE3 gene encoding transcription factor E3 — MSHGAGQGARDPDPQRGPPTVYVLLEGPRTAEAVQVLSLESLLPESGIVADIDLENVFSLAGDNFYELKSQPISGSPPAAPLQPPAPPAPGDPPGPSMSSSRVLLRQQLMRAQTQEQERREQQQAAQFLPPNPAPPTPAISVSSPLPRPAAQVPVEVLKVQTHLENPTRYHIQEAQRQQVKQYLSTTMGNKLAAQALAGSSPGAPARSPQAASAPEPHSLPPRQQPASGPGSAPNSPMAMLHIGSNSEKEIDDVIDEIISLESSYNDEMLNYMSVDGGLQLPSTLPVAGNLSGSAPDSPTSSNSGVAPGPPLLVLEQLLALPT; from the exons ATGTCgcatggggcggggcagggggcccGGGATCCCGACCCCCAGCGGGGCCCCCCGACCGTCTACGTCCTGCTGGAGGGACCTCGCACGGCCGAGGCCGTCCAGGTGCTGAG cctcgAGTCTTTGCTCCCTGAGTCGGGCATCGTCGCGGACATTGACTTAGAGAACGTCTTCTCCTTGGCCGGGGACAACTTCTACGAGCTCAAAAGCCAGCCCATCTCCGGGAG CCCCCCGGCCGCCCCCCTGCAGCCgccggcccccccagccccgggggacccccccggccccagcatgTCGTCGTCGCGGGTGCTGTTGCGGCAGCAGCTGATGCGGGCGCAGACCCAGGAGCAGGAGCGGCGGGAGCAGCAGCAGGCGGCccagttcctgccccccaaccccgcgCCCCCCACCCCGGCCATCTCCGtcagcagccccctgccccgccctgccgCCCAGGTCCCGGTCGAGGTGCTCAAG GTCCAGACCCACCTGGAGAACCCGACCCGGTACCACATCCAGGAGGCCCAGCGGCAGCAGGTCAAGCAGTACCTCTCCACCACCATGGGCAACAAGCTGGCCGCCCAGGCCCTGGCGGGCTCCAGCCCCGGGGCCCCCGCCCGCTCCCCGCAGGCTGCCTCGGCCCCCGAgccccacagcctgcccccccggCAGCAGCCCGCCTCGGGCCCCGGCAGCGCCCCCAACAGCCCCATGGCCATGCTGCACATCGGCTCCAACTCGGAGAAAGAG ATCGATGATGTCATCGATGAGATCATCAGCCTGGAGTCCAGCTACAATGACGAGATGCTGAACTACATGTCCGTGGACGGggggctgcagctgcccagcacg CTGCCGGTGGCCGGGAACCT tTCTGGATCAGCTCCCGACTCCCCCACGTCCTCCAATTCTGGAGTAGCTCCCGGCCCCCCCCTGCTGGTTCTCGAGCAGCTCCTGGCCCTCCCCACCTGA